In Marinobacter salinisoli, the DNA window GTATCAGGAGAGCTCGGGGATTCCACGCCTGATCAACCTGATCAGTGATCGCGCACTGCTGGGGGCCTACGCAGAGGGTGAACACGAGATTACTGCCGCTCATATTCGTCAGGCCGCGAGAGAGGTTCGGGGAAACTGGGGCTCGCAGTCAAGTGGAGTGAACCCGTCGCGATCAGGCTTGCCGCGCTACCTGATGCTGGCGGCCATGGTATTGCTGCTGGTGATTGGCGGCGCCTGGTGGTATGAGGAGTCAACAATGCCGGAACCGGCCGCGCTGCAGGAGCTTGCCGAAGACGTGCTGCTGGGTGGCACGATCGAGCGGCCTGCCGACGAGAACCCGGTGCAAAAGACAGTGTCGGGTTCGCAGCCTCCGGGTGCGGTGCGTCCCGCCAGTGACTCCCAGCGGGCGATGTTTGAGTTCAATGCCGATGCCCTTGCGTTGTCTGAAGGGTATCGTTTTCTGTTCCAGGTCTGGGGGCGGAAATATCAACCTGACCAATTCCCGAATGCTTGCGAGTTTGCGCTTAGCGAAGCATTGGGCTGTCTGGAGCGGCAGGGTACCCGCCGCAGTCTCGAGTTTCTTGACCGGCCCGCCTTGCTTGAGCTTCAGGAGGAATCCGGACAGCGTCGTTACCTCGTGCTGGAAACGCTGATTGGTGATGTTGCCGAAATTCGTACCCGAGCCGGCACCCGGAAAGTGTCGTTTGCCAGTATCGAACCTTACTGGTTTGGTTCGTACAAGGTACTGTGGAGCCGTCCGTCGTTTATGGATGACAGGGGTGATGGTGCACGACGTGGTGAACAGCTTTGGCTTGGCGCCCGGATGATGGAGCTGGCCGACAAATACAGTTCATCGATCTCTGAAAATGCGCGAGTCAAGCGGATGAACACAGAAGAACAGGTTCGTTGGTATCAAAATATCAAGGGCCTCAGCGTGGACGGAATCGCCGGCGCCATGACCATTATCCAGATCAACAACGACCTCGGAGCGGCTCTGCCAAGATTGGTTCCCAAGGCGCGTTCTGGCAAGGGGTGACGGATGTCGTACATACTCGATGCTCTTCGAAAATCCGAAACAGAGCGGCGCCAGGGCAAGGTGCCGGACCTTGGACAGCAGGTTCAGCTGATTCACAAGCCCAAGAAGAAGGGCGTGTCTCCCGTTGTCTGGCTGAGCCTTGCGTTGATGATCAACGCAGGAATTCTGGCTGCAGTATTCTGGCCCCGGCCTGAATCTTCCATGTCCAGTGCCACGCGGTCTGAAACTGCTGCTGAGGATTCATCGCACGTCCGCCCAGAGCCGGCGAAGGCTGCGCCGCAGACTCCTGCATCACCAACCGATTCGCCCGATCGGATCCTGCCCGAAGACGAGGCCGCCCGCGACCAGGCAGCCTTCGAGGACCCAGAGGCTATGGCCGGGCTTCCGGGCGAGGTCTCCGCGCCTTTGGCGTTGGCCGAGCCGCAGGAGCGCCCGGTCATTATCGTGCCATCTGCCCAGCCCGAGCGCCGGGCCGAGCCCACTCAGGAAGTCGATGCCGGTGGCCGAGTGCCGCACCTGGTCGAGCTTCCCTTGTCTTTCCAGCGGAGTGTCCCGAATTTGACGTTTAACAGCCACATTTACTCCTCCGATCCCTTTGCCAGCAGGGTGATGATCAACAGTCAGTACCTTCGCCGGGGGGATGTATTCTCTGGTCTCACCGTCGAGGACATCACCGAAGAGGGTGTTATTTTCAGCAAGCAGGGTCAGCGCTTCCGGGTTGGGATCGTTCGCGACTGGGTGAGCCCTCGCTGATGGCTCTGACAGACGCAACCAAACAGGAAATACAGCAGGGGTACAGGGACTTACTTTCAGGCAAAGACATCCGTGCAAGGTACGGGCAGCGGTTGATGATCGCCGAAATCGCCCGTTACATGGGGGCAATTACCGATAACGACGGCCAACGAACCTCGCCGCCGTCCGCCTGCGTGGTTGAAGCCGGCACCGGAACGGGTAAGACCCTAGCCTATCTGATTGCTGCCGTCCCGGTGGCGAAAGCCCTGGGCAAGACGCTGGTGATTTCCACAGCCACCGTTGCGCTGCAGGATCAGATCGTTCTCAAGGACCTTCCGGACCTGAAAAAACACACCAACCTGCAGTTCTCCTGGACTCTGGCCAA includes these proteins:
- a CDS encoding ExeA family protein, with product MYYDFFGFREPPFSIAPDPRYLYLSERHKEALAHLMYGVKGQGGFIVITGEVGTGKTTISRCFIENAPDYVDIALILNPRLSARELLSSICSEMEIPHRSDASVKIMVDLINTNLLEAHAAGRHKVLLIDEAQNLSADVLEQLRLLTNLETAEKKLLQIVLLGQPELQQILGMPELRQLNQRVTARYHLDAIGKAELHSYLRYRLGVAGVRGDVFSPRAVSRLYQESSGIPRLINLISDRALLGAYAEGEHEITAAHIRQAAREVRGNWGSQSSGVNPSRSGLPRYLMLAAMVLLLVIGGAWWYEESTMPEPAALQELAEDVLLGGTIERPADENPVQKTVSGSQPPGAVRPASDSQRAMFEFNADALALSEGYRFLFQVWGRKYQPDQFPNACEFALSEALGCLERQGTRRSLEFLDRPALLELQEESGQRRYLVLETLIGDVAEIRTRAGTRKVSFASIEPYWFGSYKVLWSRPSFMDDRGDGARRGEQLWLGARMMELADKYSSSISENARVKRMNTEEQVRWYQNIKGLSVDGIAGAMTIIQINNDLGAALPRLVPKARSGKG
- a CDS encoding general secretion pathway protein GspB → MSYILDALRKSETERRQGKVPDLGQQVQLIHKPKKKGVSPVVWLSLALMINAGILAAVFWPRPESSMSSATRSETAAEDSSHVRPEPAKAAPQTPASPTDSPDRILPEDEAARDQAAFEDPEAMAGLPGEVSAPLALAEPQERPVIIVPSAQPERRAEPTQEVDAGGRVPHLVELPLSFQRSVPNLTFNSHIYSSDPFASRVMINSQYLRRGDVFSGLTVEDITEEGVIFSKQGQRFRVGIVRDWVSPR